Part of the Methanobacterium alcaliphilum genome is shown below.
TCTAAAAAAAAAGTTAGGAAATGGTGATTTAATCCACCAAAACTTATTTTAAACTTAATGCATGGGTAGGACATACTGGTATGCACTTATCACAGAGGATGCAGAACCCTTTGAGTGGTACCTTCTCTTCAGTGATTTTCAACATATTATACGGACATACATCTACACAGTCACCACACTCATCACATATTGAAGGATTATATTCCACCCTATTTCTCTTTACCGTTTCCTCCCCAATGACTTTATCTATTTCCACTAGAGATAGCGCACCTTTTGGGCAAGTCATGGTACATGCACCACATC
Proteins encoded:
- a CDS encoding 4Fe-4S binding protein produces the protein SEEGLVYDESQCDFVGACVQACPNDAIRVVTKTGMKLPQQEKVDEDPSFAMCTRCGACTMTCPKGALSLVEIDKVIGEETVKRNRVEYNPSICDECGDCVDVCPYNMLKITEEKVPLKGFCILCDKCIPVCPTHALSLK